In Lentibacillus amyloliquefaciens, one DNA window encodes the following:
- a CDS encoding cobyric acid synthase, which translates to MRGVMIQGTASNVGKSLLTTALCRLFAEKGYAAVPFKAQNMSNRTIQMEDGKEMSIAQAQQAEAAGLLPSEYMNPIVLKPSEDHQTEVIFMGEPVRTINGRDYQTIYYNEARKTIQSALEKLDEQYDLIFLEGAGSPVEMNLKAQDLSNMALAEMADVPVILVTDIDRGGAFASIAGTLALLEQEERNRVKGLVINKFHGDITSFTSGSEWLEAYTGIPVLGVMPHIEHALVEEDRLSSPEVVTANVTEKEATYTKLARHLENHLDWRKLLTIMLGDAHAY; encoded by the coding sequence ATGAGAGGGGTTATGATTCAAGGGACCGCGTCAAATGTCGGGAAAAGTCTTCTGACAACTGCTCTGTGCCGGTTGTTTGCAGAAAAAGGATATGCCGCTGTGCCATTCAAAGCACAAAACATGTCCAACCGTACGATTCAAATGGAAGATGGAAAAGAGATGAGTATTGCGCAGGCCCAGCAAGCAGAAGCAGCAGGTCTTTTGCCTTCTGAATATATGAATCCGATTGTTTTAAAGCCTTCCGAAGATCATCAGACCGAGGTGATTTTTATGGGTGAGCCCGTCAGAACCATTAATGGCAGGGATTATCAAACAATCTATTACAATGAAGCACGAAAAACAATTCAATCGGCGCTCGAGAAGTTAGACGAGCAGTATGATCTCATTTTTCTCGAAGGGGCGGGCAGTCCGGTGGAAATGAACTTAAAGGCGCAAGATCTCTCCAATATGGCGCTGGCCGAAATGGCAGATGTTCCTGTCATCCTGGTTACTGATATTGACAGAGGGGGTGCTTTTGCAAGTATTGCCGGGACATTGGCCTTGCTTGAGCAGGAAGAACGAAATCGGGTGAAGGGGCTCGTCATTAATAAATTTCATGGCGATATCACGTCGTTTACTTCAGGCAGCGAGTGGCTTGAAGCCTATACCGGGATTCCTGTTTTGGGCGTTATGCCGCACATCGAACATGCCCTCGTGGAAGAAGATCGTTTAAGCTCGCCAGAAGTTGTCACTGCCAATGTCACGGAAAAAGAAGCGACGTATACAAAATTGGCGAGGCATTTAGAAAACCATTTGGATTGGCGAAAATTACTGACAATCATGCTGGGTGACGCGCATGCTTACTAG
- a CDS encoding bifunctional adenosylcobinamide kinase/adenosylcobinamide-phosphate guanylyltransferase, with amino-acid sequence METGKLTFITGGVRSGKSSYAEKAAIKLGQNLQANLHYIACGMPSDKEMTARIARHKEDRQNASVHWETWECPYHLHRIAKHFSKQDILVLDCVTTLLNNYLFDCNMDDPERVIDYLLTDIVSLQETSAALIVVSNEVTIGLPFEEPSIKKYQYILGNVHQAIVDQSDTAYLVENGIPICKKGAAQ; translated from the coding sequence ATGGAAACAGGGAAACTGACTTTTATTACTGGCGGAGTTCGGAGCGGGAAGAGCTCGTATGCTGAGAAAGCCGCTATTAAGTTAGGTCAAAACTTGCAAGCAAACCTGCATTATATTGCGTGCGGCATGCCTTCTGATAAGGAGATGACGGCCCGGATTGCCCGCCACAAGGAAGACCGGCAAAACGCATCCGTTCACTGGGAAACATGGGAATGTCCGTATCATCTGCATCGTATTGCCAAGCATTTTTCAAAACAGGATATACTCGTCCTCGATTGCGTGACAACGCTATTGAACAATTATTTATTTGACTGCAACATGGATGATCCTGAACGTGTCATCGATTATCTATTAACCGATATCGTAAGTCTCCAGGAAACGTCTGCCGCTTTAATTGTCGTTTCCAATGAAGTAACAATAGGGCTGCCATTTGAGGAACCATCCATTAAAAAATATCAATACATACTCGGAAACGTTCATCAAGCGATAGTCGATCAATCAGATACCGCTTATTTAGTCGAAAACGGGATTCCGATTTGCAAGAAAGGAGCAGCGCAATGA
- the cobD gene encoding threonine-phosphate decarboxylase CobD: MRLPAHGSNPDHLFSALGMTKPAEIVDFSVNINPLGAPGAIKDHWPSLLAEIDDYPDPSASELKQMIGDHEGVAASQLLPGNGASELITLIARYLHGKKVLIIHPAFSEYASACRNEDCTIFYHVVHPPHWQLEKQALQKDIENVDAVFVCHPNNPTGVQYDKPAVDWLIDACEQSKTLLIIDEAFYDFASDPVTFIQKAVRSRFLLVLRSLTKMYSIAGLRLGFLAGQQELLARIQKTQPHWSLNAIALKAGVLCLNDQQHSRQTRQYMDTERARLFSFLKENEFLHSPSAINFYLIKDPSLDDQEALFQFLLQRGLVLRHTYNFPGLEGTWFRVAIKKKAENDLLMEALAEWKQGN; the protein is encoded by the coding sequence ATGCGGTTGCCGGCACATGGCTCTAATCCGGATCATCTGTTTAGTGCTTTGGGCATGACAAAACCTGCAGAAATAGTCGACTTCAGTGTGAATATTAATCCGTTGGGTGCACCTGGAGCCATTAAAGATCACTGGCCAAGCTTGCTTGCGGAAATAGATGATTATCCGGATCCATCAGCTTCAGAATTGAAACAGATGATTGGCGATCATGAAGGTGTGGCAGCATCTCAGTTGCTGCCCGGAAATGGCGCATCAGAACTCATTACGTTAATCGCCCGTTATCTCCACGGAAAAAAGGTACTGATCATCCATCCGGCTTTTTCCGAATATGCGTCTGCCTGCAGGAATGAAGACTGTACCATTTTTTACCATGTTGTTCATCCGCCACACTGGCAGTTGGAAAAGCAAGCATTGCAAAAGGATATTGAAAACGTTGATGCTGTCTTCGTTTGCCATCCGAATAACCCTACAGGTGTGCAATATGACAAGCCGGCTGTCGATTGGCTGATTGATGCGTGTGAACAGTCCAAAACGCTTTTAATCATCGATGAAGCGTTTTATGATTTCGCATCTGATCCTGTAACGTTTATTCAAAAAGCGGTCAGGTCACGATTTCTGCTGGTACTGCGATCACTCACAAAAATGTACTCTATTGCAGGACTGCGCCTGGGATTTCTGGCAGGGCAGCAGGAACTTCTTGCCCGTATTCAAAAAACACAGCCGCATTGGAGCCTCAATGCCATTGCCTTAAAAGCAGGGGTTTTGTGCTTGAATGATCAGCAGCACAGCAGACAGACGCGGCAGTATATGGACACAGAGAGGGCCCGGTTATTCTCGTTTTTAAAGGAAAACGAGTTTCTGCACAGCCCATCAGCGATCAACTTTTACCTGATTAAAGATCCCTCACTGGATGACCAGGAGGCATTATTCCAGTTTTTATTGCAAAGAGGGCTTGTGTTGCGACATACGTATAACTTTCCCGGACTTGAAGGAACATGGTTTCGGGTGGCCATTAAAAAGAAAGCGGAAAACGATTTATTGATGGAGGCGCTGGCCGAATGGAAACAGGGAAACTGA
- the cbiB gene encoding adenosylcobinamide-phosphate synthase CbiB yields MIIYHLVSITFALMIDRIIGDPPSWPHPVRWIGSFISWLERRLNKGARRRAKGIILLIIVTLAVFSMTWLIVWGAYQAHTIAGLAAESAIITTTIAQNDLKKAAMSVYQPLKAGDMPEARCAVSMIVGRDTQYLNESGITRATVETVAENVSDGITAPLFWALFGGAPLAMAYRAVNTCDSMVGYKNTRYRHFGWASARFDDIVNWIPSRITGVCMILVYRSPYIPKRKACHHLKREAAKHPSPNSGWGEAAVALLLGVQLGGTNFYQGIKSERAVMGLPQKDLEKGDIKAAVSIMERSAWFFLILLWIGGGCYAVAGTWL; encoded by the coding sequence ATGATCATTTATCATTTAGTCAGTATCACATTTGCTCTCATGATCGACCGGATAATTGGAGATCCGCCTTCATGGCCGCACCCGGTACGCTGGATTGGATCTTTTATTTCCTGGCTCGAACGTCGGCTGAATAAAGGCGCCCGTCGACGAGCTAAAGGCATTATTTTGCTAATTATTGTGACGCTTGCAGTATTTTCTATGACATGGCTGATTGTATGGGGAGCTTATCAAGCTCATACAATAGCCGGACTCGCGGCAGAGTCGGCGATCATCACGACAACTATCGCTCAAAACGATTTGAAAAAAGCGGCGATGAGCGTTTATCAGCCATTAAAAGCCGGCGATATGCCAGAGGCCAGATGTGCGGTGTCGATGATTGTCGGCAGAGACACGCAATACCTGAATGAATCCGGGATTACCAGAGCAACTGTCGAAACTGTTGCCGAAAATGTCAGTGACGGCATTACAGCGCCATTATTCTGGGCATTGTTCGGCGGTGCCCCGCTGGCAATGGCATACCGTGCTGTTAATACGTGTGATTCGATGGTTGGCTACAAAAATACCCGTTACCGCCATTTCGGCTGGGCATCGGCTCGGTTTGACGATATCGTTAACTGGATTCCAAGCCGCATTACCGGAGTTTGTATGATTCTTGTCTACCGGTCTCCTTACATACCGAAAAGAAAGGCTTGTCACCATTTGAAACGAGAGGCCGCTAAGCATCCGAGTCCGAACAGCGGCTGGGGAGAGGCGGCCGTTGCACTTCTTCTGGGTGTTCAGCTTGGTGGCACGAATTTCTATCAAGGCATCAAATCGGAGCGGGCTGTTATGGGGCTGCCGCAGAAAGACTTGGAAAAGGGAGACATCAAAGCGGCTGTATCGATTATGGAACGTTCGGCTTGGTTCTTTTTAATATTGTTATGGATTGGAGGAGGATGTTATGCGGTTGCCGGCACATGGCTCTAA
- a CDS encoding adenosylcobinamide amidohydrolase encodes MLNLEQVSGGYGGEPVIQDISFSISQGEFFGILGPNGSGKTTLLKMISGLIPNSSGSIQLNHTNIRYFSRKALAKKMAVLPQLTAHAFSYTVRETVALGRYAHRQGFFQTWTSEDERVLHTVMEQTNITAFQHQTIQELSGGEQQRVFLAQALAQEPDLLLLDEPTNHLDLAYQKDLLDLLKKETKQDGLTVVSIFHDLNLASLYCDRLLLLDDGRERAIHSPDGVLTESLIKDVYKTNVRKYPHPVVAKPQMHLLPDATETHDRSTLIGPSMLNIQPEHIALTSPIPLRTLSSGVCGAGIGWNTQFVNRHVPNDYDCSDPTGEMQDYLEKNGFDVSRTVGMMTAVELKNAAYSLWENDQISIYTVVTAGTGNAKDSTQPVAQPIRQGTINIWVFINGHLTDEAFIQAIMTATEAKAQGLRELDIRDRQTGTIATGTSTDSILVAATQQGELVPYAGTATELGQFIGQSVYAETKKAIKRDPAYKGQ; translated from the coding sequence ATGTTGAACCTGGAGCAAGTGTCAGGCGGCTATGGCGGTGAGCCGGTTATTCAAGATATCAGTTTTTCCATTTCGCAAGGGGAATTCTTTGGAATATTGGGGCCGAATGGAAGCGGCAAAACGACGCTCTTGAAAATGATCAGTGGTCTGATCCCTAATAGTTCGGGTTCGATTCAATTGAATCATACAAACATCCGCTATTTTTCCCGGAAAGCATTAGCGAAGAAAATGGCTGTTCTGCCGCAGCTGACGGCACATGCGTTTTCATATACGGTGAGAGAGACGGTTGCGCTTGGAAGGTACGCGCATCGTCAGGGCTTTTTTCAGACGTGGACATCTGAAGATGAGCGTGTACTTCACACTGTTATGGAGCAGACGAATATTACGGCATTTCAGCACCAGACGATTCAGGAACTCTCAGGCGGGGAGCAGCAGCGGGTGTTTTTAGCCCAGGCATTAGCTCAAGAGCCTGATTTGCTGCTGCTTGACGAACCGACCAATCACTTGGATTTAGCCTATCAGAAGGATTTGCTGGATCTGTTAAAAAAAGAAACGAAGCAAGATGGATTAACCGTTGTGTCGATTTTCCACGATTTGAATCTTGCAAGTCTCTACTGTGACCGGCTGCTGTTGCTTGACGACGGCAGGGAGCGCGCAATCCATTCACCTGATGGCGTCCTGACCGAGAGCTTGATTAAAGACGTTTACAAGACGAATGTGCGAAAATATCCACACCCGGTGGTTGCTAAACCGCAGATGCATTTGCTGCCTGATGCAACTGAAACGCACGATAGATCAACACTGATCGGTCCATCGATGTTAAACATTCAGCCGGAACACATTGCCTTGACCTCACCCATTCCGCTTAGAACATTGTCTTCCGGGGTGTGCGGTGCGGGAATCGGCTGGAACACCCAATTTGTCAATCGTCATGTTCCAAATGATTATGACTGTTCCGATCCGACAGGTGAGATGCAGGATTATTTAGAAAAAAATGGTTTTGATGTGTCGCGCACAGTCGGCATGATGACCGCAGTTGAGCTTAAAAATGCTGCCTACAGCCTTTGGGAAAATGACCAAATCTCCATTTATACCGTTGTGACTGCCGGGACAGGAAATGCAAAAGACAGCACACAACCAGTCGCGCAACCCATAAGGCAGGGAACAATCAATATTTGGGTGTTTATCAATGGCCACTTAACCGATGAAGCATTTATCCAGGCGATTATGACCGCTACAGAGGCAAAGGCACAAGGGTTAAGAGAACTAGACATCAGGGACAGGCAGACGGGTACCATTGCAACAGGTACCTCAACAGACAGTATTCTGGTGGCTGCCACGCAACAGGGAGAATTGGTGCCGTATGCAGGAACCGCAACAGAGCTTGGTCAATTCATCGGCCAAAGTGTTTATGCCGAAACTAAAAAAGCCATCAAGCGTGATCCCGCATATAAAGGACAGTAA